From a region of the Coprococcus comes ATCC 27758 genome:
- the thiE gene encoding thiamine phosphate synthase, protein MRLDKKDMVLYAVTDRHWLNGESLYSQVEKALKGGATFIQLREKNLGEEEFLAEAKEIARLCKSYHVPFVINDNVEIAKKVDADGVHVGQSDMEALDVRKTLGEDKIIGVTAKTVEQALKAQAHGADYLGVGAVFGTTSKADATKLDHKILKEICEKVEIPVVAIGGITEENVTELAGNGICGVAVISAVFGQPDIEQATKELKEKVEGMLK, encoded by the coding sequence ATGAGATTAGATAAGAAAGATATGGTTCTGTATGCGGTAACAGACCGTCACTGGCTGAATGGAGAAAGCCTGTACAGCCAGGTGGAAAAAGCGCTGAAAGGCGGGGCTACATTTATCCAGCTCAGGGAAAAAAATCTGGGTGAGGAAGAGTTTCTGGCAGAAGCAAAAGAGATTGCCAGACTCTGTAAATCCTACCATGTACCATTTGTGATCAATGACAATGTTGAGATTGCAAAGAAGGTAGATGCCGATGGTGTGCATGTGGGGCAGAGCGATATGGAAGCTCTTGATGTGCGGAAAACACTGGGTGAGGACAAGATCATCGGTGTTACGGCAAAGACGGTGGAGCAGGCGCTAAAGGCGCAGGCACATGGAGCCGATTATCTGGGAGTCGGTGCAGTCTTTGGCACGACATCAAAGGCAGATGCAACAAAGCTGGATCATAAGATTTTGAAAGAAATCTGTGAGAAGGTGGAGATTCCGGTTGTGGCAATTGGGGGAATCACGGAAGAGAATGTGACAGAGCTTGCCGGAAACGGAATCTGTGGAGTTGCCGTGATCAGTGCAGTTTTTGGACAGCCGGATATTGAGCAGGCTACAAAAGAATTAAAAGAGAAAGTAGAGGGTATGTTGAAATGA
- a CDS encoding ABC transporter ATP-binding protein produces the protein MSNQPRRRGPMGGGHGRMGTGEKAKDFKGTMKKLFTYLSEYKIGIFFVMIFAIGSTVFNIIGPKVLGKATTEIFKGLVGKVSGGSGIDYTKIGKILLTLLCLYVISACFSFIQGYIMTGVSQKLTYRMRKEISEKINRMPMNYFDTTTHGEVLSRVTNDVDTLSQSLNQSATQMITSVTTIIGVLIMMISISPLMTVIALLILPVSMVLISVIVKHSQKYFKSQQEYLGHINGQVEEVYGGHNIVKAFNKEEDVIREFDETNDILFRSAWKSQFLSGMMMPIMQFVGNLGYVGVSILGGYLAIKQTIEVGDIQSFIQYVRSFTQPIQQVAQVANMLQSTAAASERVFEFLDEKEEDQFAENPVSVEGLQGNVEFEHVHFGYNPEHIIINDFSAKVKEGQKIAIVGPTGAGKTTMIKLLMRFYDVNSGAIKIDGHNIKDFNRSELRQMFGMVLQDTWLFSGSIEDNIKYGKLDATHEEVVAAAKAAHVHRFVQTLPSGYNMILNEEASNVSQGQKQLLTIARAILADPKILILDEATSSVDTRTEVQIQKAMDNLMKGRTSFVIAHRLSTIRDADLILVMKDGDIIEQGNHEELLAKNGFYAELYNSQFENATSCA, from the coding sequence ATGAGTAATCAGCCAAGAAGAAGAGGACCTATGGGCGGTGGACATGGAAGAATGGGAACCGGCGAGAAGGCAAAAGACTTCAAAGGTACCATGAAGAAACTTTTTACTTACCTTAGTGAATATAAAATCGGTATTTTCTTTGTTATGATATTTGCAATCGGAAGTACGGTTTTCAATATTATTGGACCAAAGGTTCTCGGAAAAGCGACGACCGAAATTTTCAAAGGTCTGGTCGGAAAAGTATCCGGCGGTAGCGGAATTGATTATACAAAGATTGGTAAAATCCTGTTAACTTTATTGTGTCTGTACGTGATCAGCGCATGTTTCTCCTTTATCCAGGGATATATCATGACAGGCGTATCACAGAAGCTGACCTATCGCATGCGAAAAGAAATTTCTGAGAAAATTAACCGCATGCCGATGAATTATTTTGATACGACTACACACGGAGAAGTTCTTTCCAGAGTAACCAATGACGTAGATACTCTGAGCCAGAGCCTGAACCAGAGTGCAACCCAGATGATCACATCCGTGACAACAATCATCGGTGTACTGATCATGATGATCAGTATCAGTCCGCTGATGACCGTGATCGCACTTCTGATCCTGCCGGTATCTATGGTACTGATTTCTGTAATCGTAAAACACTCACAGAAATACTTCAAAAGCCAGCAGGAATATCTGGGACATATCAATGGTCAGGTAGAAGAAGTATATGGCGGACATAATATTGTCAAAGCATTCAATAAAGAAGAAGATGTGATCCGCGAATTTGATGAGACTAATGATATCCTGTTCCGTTCTGCATGGAAATCACAGTTCCTTTCCGGAATGATGATGCCGATCATGCAGTTTGTCGGAAACCTTGGATATGTAGGAGTTTCTATCTTAGGAGGTTACCTTGCAATCAAACAGACCATCGAAGTTGGAGATATCCAGTCCTTTATCCAGTATGTAAGATCCTTTACACAGCCGATCCAGCAGGTTGCACAGGTAGCAAACATGCTCCAGTCGACAGCCGCTGCATCAGAGAGGGTATTTGAATTTCTGGACGAAAAAGAAGAAGATCAGTTTGCTGAAAATCCAGTATCTGTAGAAGGATTACAGGGAAATGTAGAATTTGAACACGTACACTTCGGATACAATCCGGAGCATATCATCATCAATGATTTCTCTGCAAAAGTAAAAGAAGGACAGAAGATCGCCATCGTAGGACCAACCGGAGCAGGAAAGACAACCATGATCAAACTGCTGATGCGTTTCTATGATGTCAACAGCGGGGCAATCAAGATCGATGGACACAACATCAAAGACTTCAACCGGAGCGAACTCAGACAGATGTTTGGAATGGTACTTCAGGATACCTGGCTGTTCAGCGGAAGCATCGAAGATAACATTAAATACGGTAAACTCGATGCAACCCACGAAGAAGTCGTAGCCGCAGCCAAAGCTGCTCACGTACACCGTTTCGTCCAGACTCTTCCAAGCGGATACAACATGATCCTCAACGAAGAAGCTAGCAACGTATCTCAGGGCCAGAAACAGCTCCTCACGATCGCCAGAGCCATCCTGGCTGATCCAAAGATTCTGATCCTAGACGAAGCCACCAGCTCCGTAGACACCAGAACCGAAGTCCAGATCCAGAAAGCCATGGATAACCTCATGAAAGGCAGAACCAGCTTCGTAATCGCCCACAGACTCTCCACCATACGAGACGCAGATCTCATCCTGGTAATGAAAGACGGCGATATCATCGAACAAGGAAACCACGAAGAACTCCTGGCAAAAAATGGATTCTACGCAGAGCTGTATAACTCGCAATTTGAAAACGCTACAAGCTGTGCATAA
- a CDS encoding M20 family metallopeptidase: MNYYERALELKDETIANRRHIHKNAETGLDLPKTKAYVMEKLTEYGLEPKDCGYGVTATLGKGGKVLLLRADMDALPMPEESGEEFACPTGKEAHTCGHDFHAAMLLTAAKMLKEKEDTLEGTIKFMFQPAEETFEGSKNMIENGILENPPVDAALAYHVSPGKMPIGLFMYNDKDTMMYSVDGFKITIHGKGSHGAYPHVGVDPINIGVHIHLALQELIARESDPTHSCVLTIGQFAGGTAANIIPETAVLQGTIRTNKPEARELLVRRMKEVAEKTAAVYNGTVDIEMISEVPPLICNPKLTDEVVGYMQELGIPGLTPYPGISASASEDFAVIAEKVPSTFMYLSAGYLDERGQYPAHHPKAQFNEDVCPIGAACLAHCASQWLKNNK, encoded by the coding sequence ATGAATTACTATGAAAGAGCATTGGAATTAAAGGATGAAACAATTGCAAACCGCAGACACATCCACAAAAATGCTGAAACTGGTCTGGATCTTCCAAAGACCAAAGCTTATGTTATGGAAAAGCTGACAGAATACGGACTTGAGCCGAAGGATTGTGGCTACGGGGTAACAGCTACACTCGGCAAAGGGGGAAAGGTTCTTCTTCTGAGAGCAGATATGGATGCACTTCCGATGCCGGAAGAAAGCGGAGAAGAATTTGCATGTCCTACAGGAAAAGAAGCACATACATGCGGACATGATTTCCACGCTGCAATGCTTCTTACAGCAGCAAAGATGCTGAAAGAAAAAGAAGATACACTGGAAGGAACTATCAAATTCATGTTCCAGCCGGCAGAAGAGACTTTTGAAGGAAGCAAGAATATGATCGAGAATGGTATTCTTGAGAATCCTCCGGTTGATGCAGCACTTGCATACCATGTATCACCGGGAAAAATGCCAATCGGACTTTTTATGTACAATGATAAGGATACGATGATGTATTCTGTAGATGGATTTAAGATCACCATCCATGGAAAAGGATCCCATGGTGCTTATCCACATGTAGGAGTTGACCCGATCAACATCGGAGTTCATATCCATCTTGCATTGCAGGAACTGATCGCAAGAGAAAGTGATCCGACACATTCCTGTGTACTTACAATCGGACAGTTTGCAGGCGGAACTGCAGCAAACATCATTCCTGAGACCGCTGTTCTCCAGGGAACGATCCGTACCAATAAGCCGGAAGCAAGAGAACTTCTGGTCCGCAGAATGAAAGAAGTCGCTGAAAAGACAGCAGCTGTATATAACGGAACCGTTGATATTGAGATGATCTCAGAAGTTCCTCCGCTGATCTGCAATCCGAAGCTTACCGACGAAGTGGTTGGATATATGCAGGAGCTTGGAATTCCGGGACTCACACCATATCCGGGAATTTCTGCAAGTGCTTCTGAAGATTTCGCAGTGATCGCTGAAAAGGTTCCAAGTACATTTATGTATCTGTCAGCAGGATATCTGGATGAAAGAGGACAGTATCCGGCACATCATCCGAAAGCACAGTTTAATGAAGATGTTTGCCCGATCGGAGCAGCTTGTCTTGCCCATTGCGCTTCACAGTGGCTTAAAAATAACAAATAG
- a CDS encoding MFS transporter produces MSKEQQAQEQPQVAIPLPKAKKNLVQIGCICMMLSVAMYGLVFATLTAPILEKVDAMGYVGLFSIVGAIGVSIMTPIGGKLGDLIGRRNIVVIPGIICALAGFAFAFVRSLIPLMILRLIVSLAQGAFTAAPYIIAGLINERKDVPKAMGMLATAIAVGGFGGSIIAGILTDMGLLTVAILMPAIPLILGIVLIGMNMPNQKREGKVTIDVPGMIALIISLCGILLALNFGSSMGWTNPMILAGLVIGIIALIALVKIENKAAEPLIPMKLFKNKNYTVLLIVGFICYFYQNAMNYYAPIGAMQVMGASTSAAGALQMPRTLITIILPTIAGAWVGKKAANAWKAMVIGTSLAMIPMAVMALVTNSGASIMIYFVALAVTGIAESFRAVSITPTAQAMLAPEDMGIGTSLVNFANSLSGTIAVAVFAVAYNASTSADPTNVALIQNGVKSVFWTAAVVTLIGLLLVIFIVKPEMSKKAAESK; encoded by the coding sequence ATGAGTAAAGAACAGCAGGCTCAGGAACAGCCACAGGTTGCGATTCCGCTTCCGAAGGCAAAGAAAAACTTGGTTCAGATCGGATGTATCTGCATGATGCTTTCTGTAGCAATGTATGGACTGGTATTTGCAACGTTAACAGCACCTATCCTTGAAAAAGTTGATGCGATGGGATATGTAGGACTCTTCTCTATCGTAGGTGCGATCGGTGTATCGATTATGACTCCGATCGGAGGAAAATTAGGTGACCTTATTGGTAGAAGAAACATTGTAGTGATTCCTGGAATTATCTGTGCACTTGCAGGTTTTGCATTTGCATTTGTGAGATCTCTGATTCCACTGATGATCCTCAGACTGATTGTCAGCCTTGCACAGGGCGCATTTACAGCAGCACCATACATTATCGCAGGTCTTATCAATGAAAGAAAAGATGTACCAAAGGCAATGGGTATGCTTGCAACCGCAATCGCTGTTGGTGGATTTGGAGGAAGTATCATCGCAGGTATTTTAACAGATATGGGATTATTGACTGTGGCAATCCTTATGCCGGCAATTCCACTTATTCTTGGTATAGTACTGATTGGAATGAACATGCCGAATCAGAAAAGAGAAGGAAAGGTTACGATTGATGTTCCGGGGATGATCGCACTCATCATATCACTTTGCGGAATTCTGCTTGCACTGAACTTTGGATCTTCTATGGGATGGACAAATCCAATGATTCTTGCAGGTCTTGTAATTGGTATCATTGCTCTTATTGCACTTGTTAAGATTGAAAATAAAGCTGCAGAGCCGTTGATTCCAATGAAATTATTTAAAAATAAAAACTACACAGTACTCCTTATTGTAGGATTTATCTGCTATTTCTATCAGAATGCCATGAACTATTATGCACCGATCGGTGCCATGCAGGTTATGGGAGCATCCACGAGTGCAGCAGGTGCACTGCAGATGCCTCGTACACTGATTACAATCATTCTTCCTACTATCGCAGGTGCATGGGTAGGAAAGAAAGCTGCCAATGCATGGAAAGCAATGGTAATTGGTACAAGTCTTGCAATGATCCCGATGGCTGTGATGGCGTTGGTAACAAATTCAGGTGCTTCGATCATGATTTATTTTGTAGCACTTGCAGTTACAGGTATTGCTGAAAGCTTCCGTGCTGTATCCATTACGCCAACAGCACAGGCAATGCTGGCACCGGAAGATATGGGAATCGGAACTTCTCTGGTTAACTTCGCAAACTCACTTTCAGGAACAATTGCAGTTGCAGTATTTGCAGTCGCATATAATGCAAGTACATCAGCTGATCCGACCAATGTAGCACTGATCCAGAATGGTGTAAAATCTGTATTCTGGACAGCAGCAGTCGTTACTCTGATTGGACTTCTTCTGGTAATCTTCATTGTAAAACCGGAGATGAGCAAGAAAGCAGCAGAAAGCAAATAG
- the thiM gene encoding hydroxyethylthiazole kinase has product MLGNYLDEVRKKAPLIHNITNYVTINDVANMVLACGASPIMSDEPTDIEEITSICQGLNINMGMLNPRKIESMQKAGKKSNELHHKVLLDPVGAGSSSFRTEAALNLIRDIQFDVIRGNISEIKTLAAGHGTTSGVDADEADTLTEQNLEKMIPFIKDFSRRTGSVIAVTGGIDLVSDAKRCFVIRNGRPEMGRITGTGCQLSGMMTAFLAANPENNLEAAAAAVCAMGLAGETGWKYMQPGDGNATYRNRIIDAIYNMEGKELEEGAKYEIR; this is encoded by the coding sequence ATGCTTGGAAACTATCTGGATGAAGTACGAAAAAAAGCACCACTGATACACAATATCACAAATTATGTGACGATCAATGATGTGGCAAATATGGTTCTTGCCTGCGGTGCAAGTCCGATTATGTCAGATGAGCCGACTGATATTGAAGAGATCACATCCATCTGTCAGGGACTGAATATCAATATGGGAATGTTAAATCCGCGCAAGATTGAAAGTATGCAAAAAGCAGGAAAGAAATCCAACGAGCTGCATCATAAAGTGTTGCTGGATCCGGTCGGAGCAGGATCGAGTTCGTTCCGAACAGAGGCGGCACTGAATCTGATACGTGATATTCAGTTTGATGTGATCCGGGGAAATATTTCTGAGATCAAGACCTTAGCAGCAGGACATGGTACAACGAGTGGTGTGGATGCAGACGAGGCAGATACACTGACGGAGCAGAATCTGGAGAAAATGATTCCGTTTATAAAGGATTTTTCCAGAAGGACAGGTTCCGTGATTGCTGTGACTGGAGGAATAGACCTTGTAAGTGATGCAAAGAGGTGCTTTGTGATCCGGAACGGACGGCCGGAGATGGGACGGATCACCGGAACCGGGTGTCAGCTTTCCGGGATGATGACGGCATTCCTTGCGGCGAATCCGGAGAATAATCTGGAAGCAGCGGCAGCAGCGGTCTGTGCCATGGGGCTTGCCGGTGAGACTGGCTGGAAATATATGCAGCCGGGAGATGGAAATGCAACCTACCGTAATCGGATCATCGATGCGATTTATAATATGGAAGGAAAAGAATTGGAAGAAGGTGCAAAATATGAGATTAGATAA
- a CDS encoding MarR family winged helix-turn-helix transcriptional regulator produces the protein MKSDKFECGDFTRENMPVQLLLAQVGHMYKWYVTNQMKDTELKAGQAGILAILQMVGPMSQRELADHIHITPPSVNVAVQKLEKLGYIRKEQDEKDQRMTRIHLTERGEKILGNMHEILRSTENTLLKNMSTEEKILCRRLLLQMSDNLFQEKEFRDMPCKNPFEE, from the coding sequence GTGAAGTCGGATAAATTTGAGTGTGGGGATTTTACCAGGGAGAATATGCCGGTACAACTTCTTCTTGCACAGGTCGGACATATGTATAAATGGTATGTGACGAACCAGATGAAGGATACAGAGCTGAAAGCCGGACAGGCAGGAATTCTTGCAATATTGCAGATGGTAGGACCGATGTCACAGAGAGAGCTTGCAGATCATATTCACATTACGCCGCCATCGGTGAATGTAGCAGTTCAGAAACTTGAAAAGCTCGGATATATTAGAAAAGAGCAGGACGAAAAAGACCAGCGGATGACAAGGATCCATCTGACAGAACGTGGAGAGAAGATTCTTGGCAACATGCATGAGATTCTCCGAAGCACGGAAAATACACTCCTGAAGAATATGAGCACAGAAGAGAAAATACTGTGTAGAAGACTGCTTTTACAGATGAGTGACAATCTTTTCCAGGAAAAAGAATTCCGTGATATGCCATGTAAAAACCCATTTGAGGAATAA
- a CDS encoding ABC transporter ATP-binding protein yields MRKLFKHLKPYAATIAAIVVILIVQAYCDLSLPSYTSDIVNVGIQQGGIDEKIPDAIAEEEMNKLLLFVAEEDQQTVLDAYEKKESDSDYKYDGAIYVLKDSVKKDEEKSGKVFDILGKPMLLTYGFESGSDTTKKMEESMKENMISSIKEQAEKQAESMQSQMTDEQKAALAANPELAKKQQDEMQKNIDEQVKKIENADIFEILNMIPDEQRADVIDKISEKMDDMPDTMLEQAATSYIKETYSVLGVNTDKIQNRYILTTGGKMLALAFLGMLASVTVGLLASRVAASTGRDLRGKVFKKVVGFSNAEFDKFSTASLITRSTNDIQQIQMLAVMLLRMVMYAPIMAIGGIFKVLHTNVSMSWIIVLGVILIVMVVAVLFIVAIPKFKILQNLVDRLNLVTREILTGLSVIRAFSTEKHEEERFDKANRDLTRTNLFVNRAMTFMMPMMMLIMNGITILIVWSGAHGVSDGQMQVGDMMAFIQYTMQIIMSFLMICMISIMLPRAAVAADRVDEILTSETAIEDRKTPEKLGENGKGEVEFHHVSFRYPGAEEDVLHDISFTAKPGQTTAIIGSTGSGKSTMINLIPRFYDVTEGFITLDGKDVRTLTQHDLREELGYVPQKGVLFSGTIASNILYGNPDGSEAEMKEAAEIAQATEFIEEKHKKYESPIAQGGSNVSGGQKQRLSIARAIAKKPKVYIFDDSFSALDYKTDVTLRAALKEKTQDSTVIIVAQRISTILHAEQIIVLDDGKIAGIGTHKELLKSCDAYYQIASSQLSEAELARDLNNENDGKEEA; encoded by the coding sequence ATGAGAAAGCTATTCAAACATTTGAAGCCTTATGCAGCAACTATAGCAGCGATTGTTGTTATCCTGATCGTTCAGGCGTACTGCGATCTGTCATTGCCTTCTTATACTTCAGACATTGTCAATGTCGGAATCCAGCAGGGAGGAATTGATGAGAAGATTCCGGATGCAATCGCAGAGGAAGAGATGAATAAGCTGTTGCTTTTTGTGGCAGAAGAAGACCAGCAGACAGTGCTGGATGCATATGAGAAAAAGGAATCCGATTCGGATTATAAGTATGATGGAGCAATTTATGTTCTGAAGGATTCCGTGAAAAAAGATGAAGAAAAGTCAGGAAAGGTATTTGACATCCTTGGAAAGCCGATGCTTCTGACTTATGGATTTGAATCTGGAAGCGATACAACAAAGAAGATGGAAGAATCCATGAAAGAAAACATGATTTCTTCTATAAAGGAACAGGCTGAGAAACAGGCAGAGAGTATGCAGTCCCAGATGACAGATGAGCAGAAAGCAGCACTTGCGGCAAATCCGGAGCTTGCCAAGAAACAGCAGGATGAAATGCAGAAAAACATTGATGAACAGGTGAAAAAGATCGAAAATGCAGATATCTTTGAGATCCTGAACATGATACCGGATGAACAGAGAGCAGACGTTATTGATAAAATATCAGAAAAAATGGACGATATGCCGGATACTATGCTGGAACAGGCAGCAACTTCATATATTAAAGAAACCTACAGTGTTCTGGGCGTGAATACAGATAAGATCCAGAACAGATATATTTTAACAACTGGCGGTAAGATGCTTGCACTTGCATTTCTTGGAATGCTCGCAAGTGTTACCGTAGGACTTCTTGCTTCCAGAGTGGCAGCAAGTACGGGACGTGATCTGAGAGGAAAGGTATTTAAAAAAGTTGTTGGATTTTCCAATGCAGAATTTGACAAGTTTTCAACTGCATCACTGATCACAAGAAGTACCAATGATATCCAGCAGATCCAGATGCTTGCAGTTATGCTTTTGAGAATGGTGATGTATGCACCAATCATGGCAATTGGAGGTATTTTTAAGGTTCTCCATACGAATGTCAGCATGTCATGGATCATCGTACTTGGGGTAATCCTGATCGTGATGGTTGTTGCTGTATTATTTATTGTGGCAATACCAAAATTTAAGATTCTGCAGAATCTGGTTGACAGACTGAACCTTGTTACTCGTGAGATCCTTACCGGACTTTCGGTTATCCGTGCATTCAGTACAGAAAAGCATGAAGAAGAACGATTTGATAAAGCGAACAGAGATCTGACAAGAACCAACTTATTTGTAAACCGTGCCATGACATTTATGATGCCGATGATGATGCTGATCATGAACGGAATTACCATACTGATTGTATGGAGTGGCGCACATGGTGTCAGTGACGGGCAGATGCAGGTTGGTGATATGATGGCATTTATCCAGTATACAATGCAGATCATCATGTCCTTCCTTATGATCTGTATGATTTCTATTATGCTTCCAAGAGCAGCTGTTGCAGCAGACCGTGTGGATGAAATTCTGACCAGCGAGACAGCAATCGAAGATAGGAAGACACCGGAAAAACTGGGTGAGAACGGAAAAGGTGAAGTAGAATTCCATCATGTATCCTTCCGTTATCCTGGAGCAGAAGAGGATGTGCTTCACGACATCAGCTTTACTGCAAAGCCGGGACAGACGACAGCAATCATTGGAAGTACCGGAAGTGGTAAATCTACCATGATCAACCTGATTCCAAGATTCTATGATGTGACAGAGGGATTTATTACCTTAGACGGAAAAGATGTCCGCACTCTCACGCAGCATGATCTGAGAGAAGAACTTGGTTATGTGCCACAGAAAGGTGTTCTGTTCTCAGGAACCATCGCTTCTAATATTCTGTATGGCAATCCGGATGGATCCGAAGCCGAGATGAAGGAAGCCGCAGAAATCGCACAGGCAACTGAGTTTATCGAAGAGAAACATAAAAAATACGAAAGTCCGATCGCACAGGGCGGTTCCAACGTATCCGGCGGTCAGAAGCAGCGTCTTTCTATCGCACGTGCGATTGCAAAGAAACCAAAAGTTTATATTTTTGATGACAGTTTTTCAGCACTGGATTATAAGACAGACGTAACCCTTCGTGCTGCATTGAAAGAAAAGACACAGGACAGCACAGTGATCATTGTAGCACAGCGAATCAGCACCATTTTACATGCGGAGCAGATCATTGTGCTGGATGATGGAAAGATTGCGGGAATCGGAACACACAAAGAGCTTCTGAAATCCTGTGATGCATATTATCAGATTGCGTCATCGCAGCTTTCTGAAGCAGAGCTTGCGAGAGACTTAAATAACGAAAATGACGGAAAGGAGGAAGCATAG
- a CDS encoding threonine aldolase family protein encodes MILFTSDYTEGAHPRIIEKLAETNMEQTVGYGEDPYCEEAREAIKKVCEAPEADVHFLVGGTQTNFTVISSILRPFQGVLCADSGHINVHETGAVEATGHKVLALPSKEGKITGQQIKEYYDLHWSDESREHIVQPKMVYISHPTEVGTLYTKNELENISTVCKECGLYLFLDGARMGYGLMAPGTDVTLPDIAKCCDVFYIGGTKVGALFGEAVVITNPCLKQDFRYCIKQKGGMLAKGRLLGVQFLELFKDGLYFEISKHAIDMAMLLKDGLKEKGYEFFMDSNTNQQFIIVEDAKLQEIRQKYGVTYQERYDETHSVIRLCTSWATKEENVKAFLQDM; translated from the coding sequence ATGATTTTGTTTACTAGCGATTACACAGAAGGGGCACATCCGAGAATTATCGAGAAGCTTGCCGAGACCAATATGGAGCAGACAGTAGGATATGGGGAAGATCCTTACTGTGAAGAAGCGAGAGAAGCAATTAAGAAGGTGTGTGAAGCACCGGAGGCAGATGTTCATTTTCTGGTGGGAGGAACCCAGACGAATTTTACAGTAATTTCTTCTATTCTGCGTCCATTTCAGGGAGTGCTCTGCGCAGACAGCGGACATATCAATGTCCATGAGACCGGGGCTGTAGAAGCGACCGGACACAAAGTTCTGGCACTTCCTTCAAAGGAAGGAAAAATTACAGGACAGCAGATCAAGGAATATTACGACCTGCACTGGAGTGATGAGTCTCGTGAACATATTGTACAGCCAAAGATGGTTTATATTTCACATCCGACAGAGGTAGGAACATTGTATACAAAGAATGAACTTGAAAATATTTCTACTGTATGTAAGGAATGTGGACTTTATCTTTTCCTGGATGGGGCAAGAATGGGTTATGGGCTGATGGCACCGGGAACAGATGTGACACTTCCGGATATTGCAAAGTGTTGTGATGTATTCTATATTGGAGGAACAAAGGTCGGTGCATTGTTCGGAGAAGCTGTGGTTATCACAAATCCATGTCTAAAGCAAGATTTTCGTTACTGCATTAAACAAAAAGGTGGAATGCTTGCAAAAGGAAGACTGCTTGGCGTTCAGTTCCTGGAGCTTTTTAAAGATGGTCTTTATTTTGAAATCTCCAAACATGCGATTGATATGGCAATGCTTTTGAAAGACGGACTGAAAGAAAAAGGATATGAATTCTTCATGGACAGCAATACCAACCAGCAGTTCATTATTGTGGAAGATGCCAAATTGCAGGAAATCCGTCAAAAATATGGCGTAACTTATCAGGAAAGGTACGATGAGACCCATAGTGTGATCCGATTATGCACTTCCTGGGCGACAAAAGAGGAAAATGTGAAGGCATTCCTGCAAGATATGTAA
- the nrdG gene encoding anaerobic ribonucleoside-triphosphate reductase activating protein — protein MNYGTIKNYDIANGTGVRVSLFVSGCRHHCKGCFNSETWDFNYGNPYTKEVEAEILEALKPAYIQGFSLLGGEPFEPENQKELAGLLQKIKESYPEKNVWCYTGYLYDVDLIPGGKVYTEYTDKMLACIDTLVDGEFIEAEKDLTLEFRGSRNQRILHLNEMRKNAKN, from the coding sequence ATGAATTACGGAACAATCAAAAATTACGATATCGCAAATGGAACCGGCGTCAGGGTCAGCCTTTTCGTATCCGGCTGCCGGCATCATTGCAAAGGATGCTTCAATTCCGAGACCTGGGATTTCAATTACGGCAATCCATATACCAAAGAAGTAGAAGCAGAGATCCTGGAAGCACTTAAACCGGCATATATCCAGGGATTTTCCCTCCTCGGTGGAGAACCCTTTGAGCCGGAGAATCAGAAAGAACTCGCAGGACTCCTGCAAAAGATCAAAGAAAGCTACCCGGAGAAAAATGTCTGGTGCTACACCGGATATCTCTATGATGTAGACCTCATCCCCGGCGGAAAAGTCTACACCGAATACACTGACAAGATGCTCGCCTGTATCGATACCCTCGTAGACGGCGAGTTCATCGAAGCCGAAAAAGATCTCACCCTGGAATTCCGCGGAAGCCGCAACCAGAGAATCCTGCATCTTAATGAAATGCGAAAAAATGCGAAAAACTAA